GGCTCAAGGGTCACGTACAGAATACAATTTTCCAGTCTCCAGGTACCAAGTTCCTGGGAAGCCTTACGAATGGTTTCTATTTCTGCATGTGAAGTAACATCCTGCAGTTTTTCCCGGCGGTTGTGACCACAGGATACAATTTGCCCGTTTTTGACCAGGCAAGCCCCAACTGGGACTTCGTCTTCCTGGAAAGCCTGCCAGGCTTCCTTTAAAGCTATTTCCATGAATTTTTTGTGGTCCATGCGCTTATTATAGCAAAGGAGCTGATGCTTTCTGGGTGCAAAATTTGCAAGAAAGCGCCGGTTTATGATAAATTTAAAGAGCACTATTTGCTCTTATTCCAGCAGAAATTCTGCTTCCGGCTTTATTACGCCAGAGGAGGTGAAACGCTATTACTATCAGGAGAATTTGTATTGCTTACAGCCAGAGCGTCTTCGAGGAGCGGGAAAGTCGCTATTATCAACTGCAACCTGATTTGAAAGGTAAGACCCTGGAACTCATAGAGCAATCTTTGAGAGAGCTTTCTCTGGAAGTGGTAAGACTGAATGTTGACCAGCCCTTACCAGAGCTTATTGATTTCTTCGCTCGAGGCGAGGTGGATTTCGTTTTTAATCTTGCAGTTTCAGCAGCACGAATTTATAATCAGTCCTTTCTCCCCTCTATTTTTGACTCCATGGGTATCCCCTACCTTGGTTCCAGCTCCACTGTCCACTCTCTGTGTTTGGACCGCAGTTTGGTTAAGCTTTCTCTGCGAGGTATTGGCGTGCCCACGCCCTCGTATTTTTTATGGTCACCCAACCTGGAAATTCCCGAGAACCTGGATTTGCCGTTTATCATCAAGCCCCGTTTCAGAATTCAGGATAACCTTATTGATATGAGCTCTTTAATCACTGAAGAGTCCCGCTTAAAGGAAGCCCTGGAAGATTTTTATCGAAAGAGTATGGAGAAATTACTGGTTGAAAAGTTTGTTGCAGGCCGTGAATTGGTGATAGGTATATGGGGCAACGACCGGGAACTGGAGGTTCTGCCCATTATGGAAGTAAACCTGAGCAAAGAAAAACCCATTCGTGATCCGGAACTCAAAAACCGCAGGGGTTACGTCATTGATGTTGCCTGTCCTTCGGACCTTTCTGAGGAGCAAAAAACACTTGTGGAGAACATGGCTCTTAAGATATACCGGGAATTGAACCTACGTGATTTTGCGACCTTCCACTGTATTTTTGCAGAAAAAGAAGGCATGCCTTTCTTTTTCGAAATCAATTCCTTGCCCTTGCTACATCCTCGTCACAGTGCTTTTCCCGAAATGTGTAGCGTTGCTGGCTTTAGTTACCAGGAAATGGTTAGACGTCTCCTGGAAATCGCTGCAAAAAGGTTGGAGTTGCAATATGAGTGAGCAAATTACTTTTGCAATACTGGGTGCCGGTCATGGTGGTCAGGCGTTAGCGGGATATCTGGCTCTTAAGGGTTTTCCGGTTCATCTTTTCAACCGCAGCCCGGAGAGGATTGGGTCTGTGAAAATCATGGGTGGTGTTCAGTTGGAGGGGGAAATTCAAGGTTTTGCTCCTCTGAAGCTGGTGACCTCTGACATTGGTGAGGCTGTAAAGGGTGCCAAGGTTATCATGGTAGTAGTTCCAGCAACTGGACACCGCTTCCTGGCAGAAATCATGTCTCCTTATCTTGAGGATGGCCAAATCGTGGTTTTGAACCCTGGCAGGACCGGTGGAGCTCTTGAAGTCAAGCATGTTTTTCAGGAGCGGGGAGTAAAAGCAGAAGTCATCGTTGCCGAAGCACAAACTTTTATTTTCGCAAGCCGGGTCACTGGTCCGGCTCAGGCACGCATTTTCAGGATTAAAAACAGTATTCCAGTTGCTGCCATCCCGGCCTATAAAACGGTAGAAGTGGTGCGAACTTTGCGTCAGGCTTTGCCCCAGTTTGTTCCCGAAGACAACGTTTTGAAGACCAGCTTCAACAACATTGGAGCCGTTTTCCATCCCACCCTAACTATTCTGAATGCCGGGCGCATCGAAAGCACTCATGGAGAGTTTGACTATTATATGGAAGGGATTACCCCTTCGGTGGCCTTGATTCTTGAAGCTGTGGATCAGGAAAGAGTTAAGGTTGCTGAGGCCTTGGGAGTGAGAGCGGTTACTGCAAGAGAATGGTTGTACTCAGCGTATGATGCTTACGGACGCAACCTCTACGAGGCCATTCAAAACAACCCTGGTTATCGGGGTATTAAAGCGCCTTCCACCATTTTTCATCGCTACATTACCGAAGATGTGCCCATGAGTCTGGTTCCCATTGCTTCTTTTGGCAAAATGCTGGGAGTTCCCACACCTACCATCGATGCCCTTATTCATCTTGCCTCACTGTTGCACGGGCGAAATTACTTTTTGGAAGGGAGAACCGTTGAGAAACTGGGAGTTGCGGGTATGTCTGTGAAAGAAATTCGGGAAATGGTGGTTGTTGAGGAGGAGAAGCTATGACTTCGCAAAAATTAATCATTGGTGCTTCGATAGGAAACTGCGTGCATGTTGCAGGTATTTACCGTTTTCTAAGCCTGGCAGAGGAATACGGGTATAAATCGATTTTTCTGGGTCCAGCTGTTCCCATTGAAAAGCTGGTTCAGGAAATTGTCAACCACAAACCACAAAAGGTGATTGTTGGTTACCGCTTGAGCGAAGATGCTGCACGTTCCCTTTTCAGGGAGCTCCGAGACGCTCTGAAAGCAAAGGGCCTGGAGGGCAAGCTGGAGCTTATTTTAAGCTGCACACCTTCTTTGAAGTCCATCGCCGAGGAAATAGGTATTTTCAACTTCATCTTTACTGGAGAGGAAACTTTTCAAGAAATTCTGGAAAGCATCTCTGATAGGCCAAGGACGACCCCTGAGGAAAGGTACCCCCAGAATTTGCCTGAACGCATAGCTTCCAGAAAGCCCTTTCCCATCTTGCGTCACCACTTTGGCCTGCCCACGGTGGAGGAAACGGTACAGGGTGTGAGCAGGATTGCTGAGGCAAAAGTGATCGATGTGATTTCTCTTGGTCCTGACCAGAATGCACAGGAATTTTTCTTTCGCCCTGAACAGATGATTCCCGAACGTAGCGGTGCAGGAGGGGTACCACTGCGCAACAAAGAGGACCTGGAGCAGATTTATAAGGCTTCGCGCCGAGGGAATTATCCCTTGCTGCGCTGTTACAGTGGAACTAATGACCTTGTAAAGTGGGCACATCTTTTGAAAGAGACCATTAATATTGCCTGGGGAGCAGTGCCCCTCACTTGGTATAGTGTCCTCGATGGTCGCAGCAAGCGTTCTCTTGAGGAAGCAATTCGAGAAAATCAGGAAGCTATGAAAACCTATGCTTCCTTAGGCGTGCCTCTTGAAGTAAATGAGTCACACCAGTGGAGCCTGAGAGACGCTCCTGATTCGGTGGCCGTTGCTTCGTTTTATCTTGCTGCTTACAATGCGAAAAAAGCTGGAGCCCGTTTTTACGTTGCCCAGTATATGCTCAACACGCCTCCTGGCATTTCTCCTGTGGCTGACCTGGCTAAAATGCTTGCCAAGAGGGAACTCATTGCAGAGCTGATTGATGACGAGTTTACGGTTTTTACTCAGGTTCGAGGTGGTCTGGCTCATTTTTCTGCGGATCTCAATCTGGCTAAGGGGCAGCTCGGCGCTTCTACTGCTTTGGGTCTCTTCCTGGAACCAGACATCATCCATGTGGTTGGTTTCTGTGAAGCTGTTCACCTTGCTCGCCCGGAGGAAGTGATTGAAAGTGCCCAGATTGTTAACGGAGTCCTGAAAGACCTTCTTTTTGGATTGCCTTCGATAGAAGGGGATGCTTTCATCAAAGAGCGTAAAGAAGAACTTAAAGAGGAAGGACGCTTAATTCTGGAGGCAATCCGCAAGCTGGGAGAAAAGGAAGAGGATCCTTTTACTTCTCCTCGGGTCATTGCTGAAGCGGTAAGAAGAGGCATTCTGGATGCTCCACATCTTCTGGGTAATCCGGAAGCTCTGGGTAAAACGCAAACCAGGGTTATCAAAGGCGTTTTACGCTGTGTGAACGAAAAGGGCGAAGTAATCACCGAGAAAGAGAGACTGCGTGCTTTGGGTTTTTAATGGTTTTTGACAGGTTTTTTTCAGGTCCGGCACAGAGGCTTTATATGCCGGACCTGAAAGTTTTTACCGTCTTCTTTTGGTGTCCCGGGAAGTTTTCAGGCTGGCCAGCTTTTCCTGACTTTCTTTCAAGAAACGGCTCATTTTTTGCTCCAGAGTTGCTTTGCTCTGCTCCAGTTTGGTTGCGTACTCTTTTTCTTCGTCTACAACTCTTTTTAGAGATAGGTCGATTTTGCCGTCCGGGGAGACTCGGAGTACTTTTACTTTGACCCGGTCGTTTACTTTGAGAAAATCGTTGACGTCCTTTACAAACTGGTTAGAAATTTCTGAAATGTGGATGAGGCCTTTGCTCCCATCTTCAAGTTCGACGAATGCCCCGAACTTGGCAATGCCTATCACTTTGCCTTCCACGATGCTGTCCACTTCAACCATAAACTACTAAGCTCCTCCTTATTTGAAATTGGGTTAATTATACAAACCTTGCCGAAACTTTGTCAAGGATTTTGAGAGGGAACCAGCTCCACAACAATTTCCCCTGGCTTGACAAGGTTAAGGCGTTCCCGGGCTAATTTCTCTATGTACCAGTCCTGGTGCAGGTATTCTTTTTCTTTCTTCATAGCGGCTATTTCCTGCTGTAATCTTTCTTCTTCTCGGATGAACTGCTCAATCCTTTCGCACGTTTTCCAGTAGATAACCATTTTCTCTAAGAACTGGTTTATCCACAGCACCAGGACTATGGTAAGAAAAGTGATAAAAAGTATTCTCCAGATATTCAGCTGGTTATTTCTTGGTGGGGAAGACGTCTTTTCCCCTGAAAATGGCCACATCACCAAGTTCCTCTTCAATCCTCAGGAGCTGGTTGTACTTAGCTATGCGTTCAGAACGACAGAGCGAGCCGGTTTTTATCTGTCCTGCGTTAGTTGCCACAGCGAGGTCAGCAATGGTAGTATCTTCGGTTTCTCCTGAGCGATGAGAGATTATCGAAGTGTATCCCGCTCTTTTTGCAATTTCAATAGTTTCCAGAGTTTCGCTCAAGGTACCTATTTGATTCAGCTTGATGAGAATGGAATTGCAAGTCTTTTCTCTGATGCCTCGCAAAAGGCGCTCTTTATTGGTTACAAAGAGGTCGTCTCCAACCAGCTGTATTCTTTCACCCAGGGCAAAGGTGAGCTTCTTCCAGCCATCCCAATCTTCTTCGGAGAGGGCGTCTTCGATGGAAACGATGGGGTATTTTTCCACCAGGCTCTGGTAGAACTCGATCATCTCGTCGATGTTCCTTTTCACACCTTCACGAGAGAAAACGTATATTCCATCCTGGAAAAGCTCGGAAGCAGCGACGTCAAGAGCCAGAAAAACATCCTTCCCTGGTTCATAGCCGGCTGCCTGGATGGCTTCTATGATAACTTCTATGGCTTCTTCGGAAGAATGCAGATTGGGTGCAAAACCTCCCTCGTCGCCCACACCAATTGAGTATCCTCTGCGCTTCAGGACCTTGGCAAGGTGATGGAAAACTTCAGCACCCATACGCAAAGCTTCAGCGAAAGAGGGAGCTCCACAGGGTGCAATCATGAATTCCTGAATGTCTACACCGCTATCGGCGTGTTTTCCGCCGTTTAGGATGTTCATAAGGGGCACTGGCAGCTCCCGGGCACCTGCTCCACCTATATAGCGGTAAAGAGGAAGACCGCAGTATTCAGCGGCTGCCTTGGCAACAGCAAGCGAGACACCTAGTATGGCATTGGCTCCCAGTTTCCCTTTATTAGGTGTTCCATCAAGCTCAATCAGAGTTTTGTCTATTTTACATTGCTCCAGTGCATCAAGACCAATGATTTCAGGGGCGATTATTTCGTTGACGTTTTCGACTGCCTTGCGGACACCTTTTCCCAGGTAACGGTTTTTATCGCCATCTCGCAATTCAACTGCTTCAAAGGTACCAGTGGAAGCACCGGAGGGAACAGCCGCCCTTCCAAAGGCTCCCGAAGCAAGGACTACTTCTACCTCAACAGTAGGGTTGCCGCGTGAATCAAGTATTTCTCTGGCACGAACGTCAAAAATGGTACTCATTCAGTTCATCTCCTTTCTAAGTTTATTCTAACTCATTTTATTTTTAGTCCTGGATAAGGGAAATACTGACCTTGCTTCCCGAAACAACCTTTTTCAGCGCTTCATATCCAGATGAAATTTTACCAACCACTTCCACTGCACTTGCTGGGCGTATTTCTTCTCCGCTGCTTATGGGAGTGGGTCCGAAAAAGAGGCACAGACAAGCCCCTTCGGGCCAGTATGCGACATCCCCTTTGGCAACTGTTTCCTGTGGTTTTTCAATATCGCTTTTAAGTGGTATAGCAAAATAGATTTCCTCGCCCCAAGTGTTGACCCGGGTTTCGTAGGGAAGAATACCAGTCAGTTTTTCGGCAAGCTTGCTCTGCAAAAGCTCTGCTTCTATACGTATACCCTGGTCGGGAAATTCAAAAAGTATTTTTTTCATTGTTTTCCCTCCCCAAACAAAGAATTCTGCCCAGGTTGAAGGCAACTTTTTCAAGCAAGAAAGAGGCTTTTTGCATGGCTTCTTGCTCGCTTATCGGCCCGCTGGCAATTGAAAAGGCTGCCAGAATGCCTTCCGGTAATTCTTGGGAAAGCTGTTCCCATTCAATTTTTCCAGCCAGCACAATTAACGGTTTCCCAAACTTCTGGCAGTATTTCATCACCCCATGGATTACTTTACCAAAGAGGGTTTGTTGGTCAAACTTTCCCTCACCGCTGATGACCAAATCAGCGTCCTTGATAGCTTCTTCCAGGCCCACTAGTTGCGCAATGAGTTCTATTCCCTTCACAATGCGTGCTCCCAAAAAAGCGTGTAATGCGGCACCAATTCCTCCTGCTGCACCGGCTCCCTTTAGGTTGTCTACCGAAATCCCAGTTTCCTGGTGTATCAAGCGTGCCCAGTGCTTCAGGCCCTGGTCAAGATATTGTACGTCCTCGGGACTCGCCCCTTTCTGGGGAGCATAAACGTAGCTTGCTCCCTGAGGTCCGTACAGTGGGTTTTCGACGTCACAGGCAATCAGTATCTCGATGCCCTCAGCTTTGAGAAAGGCACTTTGATCGATACTGTGTATTTTGGGAAGGTTGTCGCCTATGCCCTGCAGTTCTCTGCCTTCTGCATCTTTGAAGCGCATGCCCAGAGCCTGTAAGGCTCCGGTTCCTCCATCGCAGGTTGCACTGCCTCCAATTCCCAGCACAATGCGAGGACATTTCCGAAGAATGGCTTCTTTAAGGAGTTCTCCTACTCCATAGGTGGTTGTAAAGCGGGGGTTTCTTTTTTGAGGAGGTACTTGTGGTAATCCTGCGGCCTGAGCGAGTTCAATCACACAGGTACCGTCAGGAAGAAGCCCCATCTTGGCTTTTACTTTTTCGCCCAGCGGTCCGGAAACTTCCTTTTCAATTATCTGGCCCCCGGTTGCCCGGACAATTGACTCCACTGTGCCTTCTCCGCCATCAGCAAGTGGTTTTTCAATGATGGTGAAAGATGTGCTCGCCTTTTCAAGCCCCGAACCAATTGCCTGGCTTGCTTCAAAGCTTTGCAGACTCCCCTTAAAAGAATCCGGGCAGATCACTATTTTCAAAGATCTTCCCCCCTCTTTTCTCTGGAAAGCACTTCATACAGCTCTTCCTGAGGTGGCAGTTTGCGTTCTGGTACCATTTTCACCCTGATTACCATTTTCCAGGCCGGATGCAGCAGAGTGATTTCGTCATCCACCCTTACCCTGTCTCCTGGTTTGGCAGGTCGTCCGTTGATAAGTATTCTGCCACTTCGACAGGCTGTTTGGGCCAGTGTCCTGCGTTTGAAAATCCCGCTGATTTTCAGGTATTTGTCAATTCTCACTTGGTTCCCAGGGAAAAACCGTTTCCTCTCTCGATAGCTCTGGGAAGCAGGAATAATCTCCTCCACTGCCTACTCCCACCAAGTAAACTATGGAAAGAGCGCCTCTTTCTTTTAAGAAGTTTTCTATGTGATGGAGAAGTTGCTCAGGGATTGGATAGGCACTGATTAAGAGCACTCTTTTACCTGGAAGGTTGCCCACTGCTTCCCAGCGGACTTCCTGCTTGCTTTCGTCAAAGTCAAGCGTCCGCAGTTCTCGGTTTAGAAACTGGTTAAGTATACCTGCAATGATAATACCTCCATTACTTGCTCCCACCAGGAGGTCCGGGTTCCATCCCCGGATAAGGGGCAGCAGAACTTCCACTCTTTTCATGAGCTCTTCAAGCGTAATCAGCATGAGTTTTCTTTGGCCTTCTCCCATAAACTATCCATCTCCTCCAGGGATGCTTGAGATGGTTTCTTACCTTGCTTTTCCAGCTCCCTTTCTATAAAGTTGAAACGCTCAGTAAAGCGATCGCAGGTTTTTCTTAGTGCTTCTTCGGGATCAATGTTTAGATGACGGGCCAGGTTCACCAGAGCAAAGACCAGGTCCCCCCATTCTCGCGTCATGCGTTCCTGGTCATTGCTTTTGCGTGCTGCATCCAGTTCTTCGAGCTCTTCCAGGACCTTAGCCCATACTGCGTCGGCATTGTGCCAGTCAAATCCCACCCTGGCCACTCGAGACTGAATGGCGTGTGCACGCAGAAGCGCTGGTAGGTGACGGGGTATCGAGGCAAGCATGCTTTCTCTTTTTTCCTTGCGGTCCTTGATTTCTTCCCAATTTTTCAGTACTTCCTGCACATCCTTGGCTTGCACTTCTCCAAAGACGTGGGGATGTCGCACCCGCATTTTGGAAATTATTTTCTGAAGAACCTGTTCTATGGTGAAAGTACCTTTCTCCTTGCCTATTCTGGCGTGAAAAATGATGTGTAAGAGCATGTCGCCAAGTTCTTCACTAAGGCTTTCTTCGTCCCCCTTGTCGATAGCCTCAAAAGCTTCATAAAGCTCTTCTATCATAAGAGGTTTGAGGGTTTCCCGGGTTTGTTGCTTGTCCCAGGGACAGCCATTTTCTCCCCGCAAAGTGTCAACAATGAAAAGCAGTTCCTGGAAAAGCTCTGAAGCCTCTCTATGTTTGTCCATTTCGGATCACCTTTTCTAAGAGCTGAGCTAACTTTTTGGTACCGATAAATGGCATTCTGAGCGCAGCTCGGTCTTTGTACCTGGTAAGAATTGTTGCTACCGCACTTTCCCGAAAAGCGCTTTGCAACCTGACCAATGCTTCCAAAGGTCCGATAATGAATATTCGTGTTCCTTCCTGCTTAATCTCTTCAACCTGAGTTATTTTAGCATAATACTTGAGCTTTGTGAGAGAAAACAAGGTAGAGACTGGAGGAGGCATTTTCCCAAAGCGGTCTTCCATTTCTTCAGCGATTTTTGCTATTTCTTCCTCGTTCAAAGCTTTGAGCAGCTTCTGGTAATAACGCAGTCTTTCTGACTCAGAAAAAATGTAGTAATCGGGTAGGTAAGCTTCTTCCTTAAGGGAAATCTGAACTGGGAACTCTGAGGGCAACTGCTCGATTTCTCCCTTTAGCCGTGCAATTTCCTCTTCCAGAAGTCGAGAATAGAGGTGAAATCCAACTTCCTGAATAAAGCCGTGCTGTTCCGGACCAAGTATATTCCCAGCTCCGCGAATTTCAAGGTCTCGTAGAGCCAATTTGAAGCCAGAACCGGTTTCAGTGAATTCAAGAAGTGCGTTGAGGCGTTCCCGGGCTTTGTGGTCCAGGTGACGAGGATAAAAGAAATACGCATACGCTTCTCGATTTCCTCTGCCTATTCTCCCGCGTAGTTGATAGAGCTGGGCTAACCCAAAGTGAGTTGCCGGGTCCACGATTAAGGTGTTGACTGAGGGGATATCCAGCCCGATTTCAATGATGGTGGTACAGAGAAGAAGAGGGATTTTGCCCTGATAAAAGTCGGTCATGATTTTTTCCAGTTCTTTGCCGCTCATTCTGCCGTGGGCAAAAGCAAAGTTGATTTTGGGAAACATTTCTCTCAGCTCTTCGGCTATTTTCATTAAATCTTTGATGCGAGGACATACATAGAAAATTTGTCCCTCACGTTCCAACTCCTGAGCGATTGCTTGCTGGATGTACTCTTTTTTGCGGGGCAACACCAAAGTGTGAATGTTTTTTCTCCCCTCAGGTGGCGTTTCAATGCAGCTTATGTCTCGTATTCCCAGTAAGGAGAGATAAAGAGTTCGAGGTATGGGAGTTGCGGTCAAGGTAAGTACGTCCACGCCCACTTTCAGCTGTTTCAGTTTTTCCTTGTGAAAAACACCAAATCGCTGTTCCTCGTCAATGATTAAAAGCCCCAGGTCTTTAAAGGCGATGTCTTTTTGCAACAAACGATGAGTGCCAATTACGATATCCACTTGCCCTTTTTTAATCTGTTCCACAATTTCCCGCTGCTGCGCAAGGCTTTTGAAGCGGTTCAGGACTTCTATCCTAATTGGAAAATCCTTCATCCTTTCTCGGAAGGTTATGTAGTGTTGTTCGGAAAGGAGAGTAGTTGGAGCCAAAAGTGCCACCTGTTTTCCGTCCATAACCGCTTTGAAGGAGGCTCGGACGGCAATCTCGGTCTTTCCAAATCCAACGTCTCCGCAGACCAGGCGGTCCATGGGTTTGGGTGACTCCATGTCTTTTTTTACTTCTTCAATGGTTTTTCTCTGGTCAGGTGTTTCGAGATAGGGGAAAGCCAGCTCCAGCTGTTTCTGCCACGTGGTATCCGGGGAAAAAGCATGTCCTCCTTCCAGTATCCTACGGGCATAAAGCTCGACCAATTCCCTGGCTATTTTGCCTGCTTGTTTCCTGGTTCGCTCTTTAATTTTGCTCCATTCGTCGCTCCCCAAGCGTTGCAGGCGAGGCCTTACCCCTTCACCGCCAACGTACTTTTGCACCAGATGTGCATTGTCTACGGGGACATAGAGCTTGTCTGAAGCAGCATACTCAATTTCTATATAAACCCTGCGCACGCCTTCCACTACCAGTTCTTTCAAACCCTTAAAGATGCCGACACCATGTTCCTCATGAACCACGTAGTCTCCTTCCTTGATTTCTCGCAGCAGCTCTCCTTCCTCGCGAGGCGTGGCTCTCCCAGAAGAAGGATGGGGGTAGGTGAAGCCCAGTATTTCTCGGGCAGAAAATATGGCCAATCCGGTCTCAGGGATACTGAATCCCTGGGGAAGGTTGGAAGGCACAATAATGATTTTTTCTTCAGCGTGGATTTCACTGCTAAAAGGGATGGCAGCCTCTCTCAAAATGCTGGCAAGGCTTTCCAGCTTTTCCGCTGGCAGCGTTATCAACACTTTTTGAAAAGCATTTTCCCTGAGGTAACTGAGAAAGCGTTCCATTCGACCACTAAAGAGGGGCAGCGGCTCACTCAATATCTCAACACTGCGGTGCTCTCTCCGGGGTACTATGCCGGAAAAAACCTGGTAGGGGAGACTTAAAGGGCTTTTTTCATAGAAAACATCGTCCCAGAATATGATTCCTTGCACTTTGTTCAGCACTTCCTGAAGAAGCAGTTTTTTAAAGCGGCCGCTGGCTGGAATGATTAGCGCTTGTTCCACTTCCGAAAAGGTACGCTGGGTGTCTGCTGTGAAAAGCTTCATTTTTTCCAGTACATTGGCAAACCAGTAGGTTCGTACTGGATGTTCCATCTGGGGGGAGAATATGTCCAGAACCTCTCCTCGTAAGGCAAAAGAGCCAGGTTCTCTTACAAAGTCTTCTCTCTGATAACCTATTTTTTCCAGTTTTTCAAGCAGGCTGGTGCGTGGGTATTCTCGATTTTTTTCAAGCAAAAGAGAATGTTCCATGAAGAATTCCAGCTCCTCGATTTCGCAGGAAAGGTCTTCGGCTTTAAGCAAAAAAATGGAGAAAGGCTTTTGATTTCGAAGTTGTTCCTGCAGGATAATGCCCTGTCGAGGAGCGTTTTCGAATGTGAAGATGCTGGCTTTCGCATCAAAAAAAAGTGTAGACAGCTCTTCCAGCAGGATTTTAACTTTGTTCTGAGTTTTTCGGTCTGGTACCACGTAAAAAAGCGGCAGACGATACCAAGAAGCAGCAAAGAGTGCAACCAAAGGCCTTATCAGGGCCTCGCTCTTCAGGTGAATAACCTGGTATTGTGCAAGTTGCTGAGTGATGGTTTTCAGAAAAGTCCGCAGTCGGAGAATTACGTCCATTTTAAATTATTGTATATACAGTTGTACTATTTTTGAAACCAGAGATGGAGTATTCCGTAGGTCATTAGGGCAGAAAAAGCACTGCCTGCCAAAATCTGGTAAAGGTTATGTTTTTTAAGGTACAAGCGGGCCCAGCCCAAAAGGAAAAGCAGGGCGTATAGCAATGCCCAGGAAGGGTTCAGGTAGTAGACGAGAGCAGTTACTGGTCCTGCTACGCCGGCAAGATGCATACTGATTTTCCAGAAAAGAGAAATGAAAGCGCCCACTGCAGTCACTCCGATGTAGCAGGCGGTTATTCCAAGAAGTGGGCGGGGAGCTTTCAGGAGATAGAGAACCAAAAAGCCTGCTGCATAGAGTGCAGTAATCAAAAGGTAAGGAATAAATCTTTCCCGATGATGTGGAAGGTCGGGATCTGAAACCCTACCTTTTTGGGCCAGCTTGATTACCAGGAGCGTAGGTAGCAGAGTGGCAAAAAGAAACCCTACCAGCCAATAGAAGAGAGCTTTGGAGGGAGGTTGTAAAAAGGAAAAAGAAACTACTCCGTAAAGAAAGGCGGCGACAAAGGTAGGTTGCAGTAAAGCGGAAATTACTTTGGCCAGTCGTTCAGATTTTTGCATCGCTACTTTCTTCGCTCAGTTCCTCCCTCTTTGCGTTGTAAATGTTCATTGCTTTCTGAATGCCTTCTTGCAAGATGCAGTAAATTGCCTCCACGGCTTTTTGCTCTGCTCGCTCAAGGAGTAGCATTTCCTGGGCATCGCTGGGGATGCCCAGAACGTAATCAACCATGAACTCTTTGCGTTCAGGTTTGCCTATTCCCACCCTCACTCTCACAAAGTCCTGAGTGTTCAAGGCTTCGACCAGAGAATTAAGACCTCGATGGCCAGCAGTGCCACCGCCCCTTTTAATGCGCAGGGTACCTGGTGGAAGGTCGATTTCGTCATGAACCACGATTATCTTTTGGGGGTCATCAACTGTAAAGGCCTGGTCTTCCAGGAAGGCCTGCATGGCCACACCACTTCGGTTCATATAGGTCAGTGGTTTTATCAGAAACACCTCTTGGTTGCCGGTCTTAAAGATAGAAAAGCAGTAATAAGGGGTTTTCGAAAAGCAAACTTTTTCCTTGCAGGCAATCCTATCCACCACTCGAAAACCCACGTTGTGCCGGGTAAGGGCGTATTTTTCACCTGGGTTACCCAGACCTACCACAAGATAGGGCACTACTCTTCTGCCTCTCCTCCTTTTTTAATCACTTCGGGCTGAGCTTCTTCCTCTTCTTCGGCTTCGGCAGCTTCCTCTTCAACGCTCACTTCAGGTGGAATTACTGAAACCACCACTTCGTCGGGGCTTTCAGTTATGGTAACTCCCT
This portion of the Thermatribacter velox genome encodes:
- a CDS encoding NAD/NADP octopine/nopaline dehydrogenase family protein, yielding MSEQITFAILGAGHGGQALAGYLALKGFPVHLFNRSPERIGSVKIMGGVQLEGEIQGFAPLKLVTSDIGEAVKGAKVIMVVVPATGHRFLAEIMSPYLEDGQIVVLNPGRTGGALEVKHVFQERGVKAEVIVAEAQTFIFASRVTGPAQARIFRIKNSIPVAAIPAYKTVEVVRTLRQALPQFVPEDNVLKTSFNNIGAVFHPTLTILNAGRIESTHGEFDYYMEGITPSVALILEAVDQERVKVAEALGVRAVTAREWLYSAYDAYGRNLYEAIQNNPGYRGIKAPSTIFHRYITEDVPMSLVPIASFGKMLGVPTPTIDALIHLASLLHGRNYFLEGRTVEKLGVAGMSVKEIREMVVVEEEKL
- a CDS encoding methionine synthase; amino-acid sequence: MTSQKLIIGASIGNCVHVAGIYRFLSLAEEYGYKSIFLGPAVPIEKLVQEIVNHKPQKVIVGYRLSEDAARSLFRELRDALKAKGLEGKLELILSCTPSLKSIAEEIGIFNFIFTGEETFQEILESISDRPRTTPEERYPQNLPERIASRKPFPILRHHFGLPTVEETVQGVSRIAEAKVIDVISLGPDQNAQEFFFRPEQMIPERSGAGGVPLRNKEDLEQIYKASRRGNYPLLRCYSGTNDLVKWAHLLKETINIAWGAVPLTWYSVLDGRSKRSLEEAIRENQEAMKTYASLGVPLEVNESHQWSLRDAPDSVAVASFYLAAYNAKKAGARFYVAQYMLNTPPGISPVADLAKMLAKRELIAELIDDEFTVFTQVRGGLAHFSADLNLAKGQLGASTALGLFLEPDIIHVVGFCEAVHLARPEEVIESAQIVNGVLKDLLFGLPSIEGDAFIKERKEELKEEGRLILEAIRKLGEKEEDPFTSPRVIAEAVRRGILDAPHLLGNPEALGKTQTRVIKGVLRCVNEKGEVITEKERLRALGF
- a CDS encoding S1 RNA-binding domain-containing protein: MVEVDSIVEGKVIGIAKFGAFVELEDGSKGLIHISEISNQFVKDVNDFLKVNDRVKVKVLRVSPDGKIDLSLKRVVDEEKEYATKLEQSKATLEQKMSRFLKESQEKLASLKTSRDTKRRR
- a CDS encoding septum formation initiator family protein; the encoded protein is MLWINQFLEKMVIYWKTCERIEQFIREEERLQQEIAAMKKEKEYLHQDWYIEKLARERLNLVKPGEIVVELVPSQNP
- the eno gene encoding phosphopyruvate hydratase, encoding MSTIFDVRAREILDSRGNPTVEVEVVLASGAFGRAAVPSGASTGTFEAVELRDGDKNRYLGKGVRKAVENVNEIIAPEIIGLDALEQCKIDKTLIELDGTPNKGKLGANAILGVSLAVAKAAAEYCGLPLYRYIGGAGARELPVPLMNILNGGKHADSGVDIQEFMIAPCGAPSFAEALRMGAEVFHHLAKVLKRRGYSIGVGDEGGFAPNLHSSEEAIEVIIEAIQAAGYEPGKDVFLALDVAASELFQDGIYVFSREGVKRNIDEMIEFYQSLVEKYPIVSIEDALSEEDWDGWKKLTFALGERIQLVGDDLFVTNKERLLRGIREKTCNSILIKLNQIGTLSETLETIEIAKRAGYTSIISHRSGETEDTTIADLAVATNAGQIKTGSLCRSERIAKYNQLLRIEEELGDVAIFRGKDVFPTKK
- a CDS encoding cyclophilin-like fold protein; amino-acid sequence: MKKILFEFPDQGIRIEAELLQSKLAEKLTGILPYETRVNTWGEEIYFAIPLKSDIEKPQETVAKGDVAYWPEGACLCLFFGPTPISSGEEIRPASAVEVVGKISSGYEALKKVVSGSKVSISLIQD
- a CDS encoding glycerate kinase — translated: MICPDSFKGSLQSFEASQAIGSGLEKASTSFTIIEKPLADGGEGTVESIVRATGGQIIEKEVSGPLGEKVKAKMGLLPDGTCVIELAQAAGLPQVPPQKRNPRFTTTYGVGELLKEAILRKCPRIVLGIGGSATCDGGTGALQALGMRFKDAEGRELQGIGDNLPKIHSIDQSAFLKAEGIEILIACDVENPLYGPQGASYVYAPQKGASPEDVQYLDQGLKHWARLIHQETGISVDNLKGAGAAGGIGAALHAFLGARIVKGIELIAQLVGLEEAIKDADLVISGEGKFDQQTLFGKVIHGVMKYCQKFGKPLIVLAGKIEWEQLSQELPEGILAAFSIASGPISEQEAMQKASFLLEKVAFNLGRILCLGRENNEKNTF